Below is a window of Prionailurus viverrinus isolate Anna chromosome A1, UM_Priviv_1.0, whole genome shotgun sequence DNA.
TATCAAGCCAGTGCCATCAGCTCTTCCCTAACACACAGATCTGGTAAGAGCACCATAACTTTCAAGTCCTCCAGCTGCCCCAACGTTCACTCCTATTTCAGTCCTGGATTTTGAGTGCAAATAGTGTTTCCCTTAATTGAAGGAAAGAGCCCACGGCACCTAAAAAGGTGGTAAGATATGAGGAGAAGAGAGGTAGAAGAGAAACCCAACTTCCATCGAAACCACAATCCTCAGTCAATAAAACAACCCATGGCCCTCAAATTAAGATTCTCATGAggagagcctgggtagctcagtgggttaggcatcagactcttgacttcagctctggtcccCATcacacagttgtgagatcaagccccgcatcaggattctttctctcttcctctttttctgcccctctcctactctctctttctcaaaataaacaagcctaaaaaaataaataaaaccaaataaaataaaatttcccgtGAATCGTATACCAGCATTTCCCTCTGGAGTACTGAATGAGGTTCAAAGTCACACTTCCCCACCCTATTGTCTAGAGTGATCTAGAGCATTCAATGCCCTCATTAGGCATCAAGAGGGGTGTTATTCCCACTAGAACATTATTTGAATGAGAATacattgaaagatatttttaaaaaaaaagaagtttacaaCATACAGACTCCAGTTCAAATTTTATTtgcatacaaaaatatattatactGGGAAAAGCATATTACTGTTTCCaactatatataattaattacaaatatttcCATAAATGCACTTTAAATTACAGGAAAGCTATGTTTTGAGAGAAAATACAATATTAGCATGGGTCATCTGTTCTAATATGCTGCAAGCTGGTCAACAAAGTCAGTTTCACTCTCTAAATTGCCCAGAGATGATCAAAGGCTGGTTTCAGAACGAGTCTGAGAATGGCCTACTGGTAGGTGAGTTCTCATCTCTGTCTGCTCTGGCAGCAAATTCCGTAGCTGAGTTTACCAGGGTCCTCGGAGCTTTCTGAAGCTTCTCCCTTAGGATGAAAGGACCCAGAACTTCTCCTTGTTTCACATACCTGTTAAAAGGAGATAAATAAGGTTATCATGCACTCATAAGAGTTTCCAATTCCTAGGCTTAACCAGAGCTTAACACCGTCGCAGACAGGCATCAAAGCATCACACTTAATGGCAGGTTTCCCACGTAATGTATGTCTGATTAACTGGTACAACCGGGCGGCCAGCTGCAATTTCCATGAAGTAGGCAGGCTTGTTCCACAGGTCTCGTACAAATTGTGCTGTAATTACAATAATCTCTGTCAAAACAGGCGTGGGTCTTCTGATGTGGGATGGTATAGCAGGTAAGAGAACGGGCAAGAGAATGCAGAAAATATACAAGGACTTTCCACTTGAGATTTACGTCTGTCTGAAACAGTATGAGGAACAGGGTCATTTTTACATAACCAGCTTTGGATCTAATTTTTCAGGTTACCCCTGGCTATTTAGCAGAGCATAGCATAAAACATTCCTTATGGAAAATCaactctttcattaaaaaaattaagacccTAGGACAAAATTCTTCTGCTCTGTGACTGAATgagaccccccccgcccccgccccaagAGTAGAGCTGCTGAAACTTTTATCCCAGAAGTCCTAGCTGATTCTTCTGGCTCCTGTAATCCTTTCCTCTTGAAACAGAGTGGGTAGATTGGTTCTCAGGGCCCCGTCTTCTggacaaccccccacccccattgtaGTTACGGTCTGATATCTTCAGTTCCCAACATTTCCAGTCACATAAAGGGGTACCATTAGTGTAACTGCCAAATGGGACACAAAGTAGTGTGTACTTAATCCAGGTTTTTCACTAATTGGTGTGAGCCTTTGGCTATGGGGTCTCCCCAGGccaattctttcttttgggattcAACCCTTTAGAAGTCAGACCTCCCAAATCCTTGGATCTAACCTGGGAACACTTCCTTGGCCCATGGGATGGAACCATCTGGCTTGTTAGCACATTGCTTTTGTAGTCAGTCGGCTCATTTCTCCTCCAAAAAGCCTGCCAGGACATAGTGATGGTGAAGCTCCAATCCTGCTCTAATAACTACTCTgcatttttcaaacaaaatgtCATTGTTTGCTGGTAACCTGTTCTCACTGTTTGGAAAGGCACACGGTCTACATTAATGCAAACTTGTCCTCAGAATTTCCTTCTGAGCCACTAGGGTCCTGTTTCTGAACCTAAAGAAGCCCAGTGATGTAACTTCCTGCCCCCAGGCAAGCTGGTAACTATTATGGCACTTTATCAGCGGTGTTGGTTggttttctgtttgatttttttaatacgaGGCGTGTACTCACTCGCTAATGTTCTGTCAAGATCAGCAATAAAGTCTTCTAGCTCTTTCGTGTCTCCTAGTTTAGCTGAAAAACAAGAGTCGACCTTCAGTTTCCATATCAATGACAGCTCAAGAAGCCCTCTGTTCCCAGGATTATGCGACCCCATTTTGTATCTCTGGATCTTCAGAGACGTTATTTCAGACTGTCCTGTACCAACCCCAAGTGTCTGCTCCAATGTTTATTTACAGTCAACTCAGACACTGATTCTGAAGATTAACCTAGACGTCCCCTTCTTGTGTTTTTTCAGTTCATCATCCCCTGTGCCACCCTCACCCCAACAACCTAGAAGAAGAATCTCCCTTCACTACCTTAAAAgtctgaggggcaggggagaggagaggctggaaaggaagatgaaaagttttgatttttttgactCTGTAGGTTTTGAGTCATCAGTCAAAAATGTCCGGTAAGCGTGGCACAGTGCAGAGTGGACACCCAGATTCAATATTCCCACTAAGCCTCGCCTTTGACACATTCTTGTTTGTGCCACCACCCCAGGGCAATACCACAGCCCTCGGTATGAAATGAAGGAGGAGCCGCTGTTCTTTGTCAAAATGGTACAGAAAGGCAAACTGAGGCCTCCGGGTCTGGGACAGCCTCATCCCATCCAGCTGTCAGGACAAGGCAGCCAGTCCTTGTCTTGATTTTGTTCCCTCTATATCCTGAGACACATACTCGTTCCTGTAGGGTTCGTCATTCATGCCTTGTCCGAAACGCGTGCCTGGATATTTGTATTAATTAACCCTTGCTGGCTGGCTACAAATGGCTcgttgttctcagcttttaaagTCAATTTGCCACTAGggctttttcctccttctttaatTCCTACCTCTTAAAGATCAGGTAGCAAATCTGGGCACGTTTTCAGCCACTTCCTAGACTGCCCTGTCTCTCTGAATTCAATAGCTCCGTTTTGCAGAGAGCTGGACAACAGCAGAGTCCCTAGTGACTGCTCAACACTGCTATGTTGAGaggagaatttaaaaatcactcttttgaaaaagagggaaattctGCCTTTAATGCCAAGAGTGAGAAAAGTAATAGaatcttcatatttctttttaaccatGTTCCATTTTTATTGCATTCTGCAACTATTTTCAGCAAGTATAATGTTTCTTGAAGAGAaaaactccttttgttttcaaGAGGGCACTTGTCCAATGTAACAGAACATTCAGCTCTCTAGCTGGAGACACTTTACAAGttccaaaaaataagaaactgctcatgcatctttaaaaactttttaggtCTATTAATATCACAGTAGAGACAGGCTGGAGCTGCTATTTTAAatcatgtgagatcatggcttgccTCATGATGATGACCCCCTTGAATTGCTAAATTGGTAATCTGAAAGCATTGGTTACATAGTTAATGCAATAAAAAGGATCTCACTTTCTGCAAACCCTAACTGCTGAGTTTTCAATTCTCGAACCAACCAGTCTGAGAGAGCACTGTCATTTGGCATGGTCTTGATTACACCACGTGAGAGAAAGCAGAGTCTAAAGACAAGCGTTCTTTCTCCCTGCGGATCTGGTTCCTTGCCCCTCAATTACCTGATTTCATTTTTACACCGATCAGAATCCTGAGAAAGGACAGTTCCACCTCACACCATACGAAGATGttagttttatctatttattttgcacATTTGGGAAGGGTCGGGGGTCAGGCGGAAGAGACAAGAGACCGGGAAGGGTGAGAGAAGAAGGAAACCAAAACCCTCATACCACCACTCACGAGCCTACCTTTCCGAGGAGGGacggtgggggagagaagagctgGAGCAGCATCTGTTGGAGAATTCAGTTTTTCATCACTGAAGCTGAAGCTGTTCCTA
It encodes the following:
- the RGCC gene encoding regulator of cell cycle RGCC isoform X1, with product MKPPAAQSSPAAAAAAAPALDSAAAGDLTDALCEFDAVLADFASPFHERHFHYEEHLERMKRRSSASVSDSSGFSDSDSADSLYRNSFSFSDEKLNSPTDAAPALLSPTVPPRKAKLGDTKELEDFIADLDRTLATQFVRDLWNKPAYFMEIAAGRPVVPVNQTYITWETCH